The DNA region GACGCCCGGAACCGCACTCTCGATCTCCCCGCCGATCTCGCCTTCGCGGGCGAGGCCTGGAGCTGGGTCGGCGAGGCGCTGCCGCTCGTGACAAGGGACAGCACACTGGAACCCCACCGGCTCGCGGAGTTGCTGCGCCGGGGCTTCTTCTCCGCCTCCGATGATGCCGGGGCCGACAGTTGGGAGACCCAGGCCCTGCGCTTCGACGAGGAGGCGCTCCACATCGCCACCAGGCTCCTGTGCAGCGAGGATTCGGCGCTGGAGATCTCCATCGCCGAGACCGTCCGGCGGGAGCTCTTCTGGCTCGTTCCACAGAACCGCTCCGTAGAGATCTCCATCGCCCGCCCGGACGTCCGGGTCGTCCTGGGCGATCCGGCCAAGGCCGCCACCTGAGCCGGAAGGCCACCGGGTTCTCTTCGGGCGGCCGACATTCCACCCATCCCCCACAGGACTGTCCTCCCCGCCCGGAGCCGGGGCCGGCTGTCTCCCGGCGGGGCCGGCCGGAGCGCGGGAGCGGGCGTTCCCCACCGCGACATTCATCCCCACCACAACAAGGAGACCGTGCATGGAAAACGGGAACCCGATGGAAGAACTGGTCGGCGCGGAACCGACAGCCAGGCTCGCAGGCCTCTCCCTCCTCGACCTCGACTCGATGACGGTCCGGGAACTGCGTCAGCGCGGCCTCACGGCGGCCCAAGCCGGAAGAGTCAAGGCGGCGTTCGGGCTGGGCCGGCAACTGCTCGAGGCTGAAGCCTGCCTGCATGGAAGCACTCCGACCATCAGCACTCCCGAGGAGGCCTACCGATACATGCGGCCGCGGTACGTGAACGAGTACCGCGAACACTTCGACGTGCTGATGATGGACAACCGCAACAGGCTCATCGGTCACCACCGGGTGTCCACGGGCAGTCTCACTTCGTCGACCGTACATCCTCGGGAGGCCTTTCACCCCGTTATCCGGGAGAGCGCCGCCGGTGTCATTTTCCTGCACAACCATCCGGCAGGTGACCCCTCGCCCTCGCGCGACGACGTGGAGATCACCCACCGTCTCCGGCAGGTCGGCGAGGTGATGGGGATCCGGGTCCATGACCACGTCGTCTGCGGGCACGGCCGTTTCTTCAGTTTCAATCGCGAAGGCCTGCTGTGACGTCCTCGGTGTCGAGCTTTCAGTCGGCTCTGCGTCGACGGACGCGACAGCGCCCGTCCGCCTGGTCATCCCACGCAGCTCGCGCCGCGTCCCGGCGCTTTCCCGCAATTCAGGAGGGAGACATCCATGCTCGACGCCCATCCGGCGCCGGACGCGTCCCCGCACGTCCCGGTTCCCCGTACGCTTCCGGCCCTCCCGGCCGCTCCACGCTCCCGGCCTTCCGCCAATGACGCGCTGTTTACCGCGGCCACAACTCTTCTGCCGGTCCTGGAGGCAGGCCGGCCCTTCGACGCCCCGACCCTGCGGGACGCCATGACACGGGCCTTCGGCGCCGACGACGCCCAGGGCGGCTGGGTCTGGAAGGACGCCTACGAGGCGGCCGAGGCTGCGGTCGTGCTCTTCATCCGCCGCCATGGCCGGGCCATGCGCCGCTACGCCGGGGCCGGCCCGGACGGACCCTCCGCCATGCTCAGGATGCTCGAAGCCCTGGCCGCGCTGGAGCCGTCCCACACGAAGCGCTCGGAAGAGCAGGTCCGCCTCCAGCAGTTCTCCACGCCCCTGCCGCTCGCCTACGCCGTGGTCCGGGCCGCGGCCATCCGGCCCGGCGATATGGTGCTGGAGCCTTCGGCCGGCACCGGCATGCTGGCGGTGATGGCGGAATGCGCGCTCGGAAACGCGGCCGGGAACCTCCATCTGAACGAGATCGCGGACGCACGCCGCGCCCTTCTGTCCCGGCTGTTCCCCGAAACCCTGGTCACCGGCGTGAACGCCGAGAACGCCGCCGACCGCCTGCCCGGCGCCCGGCCCACCGTTGTCATCATGAACCCGCCGTTCTCGGCCACGCCCGGCGTCCACCACATCCGCCACGACGCCGACCTCCGTCATGTGCGTTCCGCCTTCTCCATGCTGCCGCCGGGAGGCCGGCTCGCCGCCATCACCTCGGCCAACTGCATTCCGGGCGATTCCGACTGGAACGGCGCCTTCGGCCGCCTCGATCCGCCTGCCCGCGTCGTCTTTACCATGGCGATCGACGGCCGGGTCTACGCGCGTCGGGGCACGGGCTTCGACACCAGGCTCACCGTGCTGGACCGCACAAGCCGCCCCGGCATCGACGTCGATCCCGGCGCCCGCGCCGGCACTGCGGCGGAGCTGCTCGACGCGGTCATCGCCCAAGTTCCGCCCCGCCTGCCGGTGGAAGTCCGTACTGTCGGGGGCATGCCGGCTCCGGATCTCTTCGGCAACGCAGCCGCGCCGCGCCAATCGAAGCGAAAGACCGCGCCTGCGCCAGCGGCGCCCGCTTCCGAACCGGCCCACGACTGGGGGCTCGTGTCCGAGCTGACCGTCGAGACCGGCCCGGCGGATGCCGCCGCGGACGCCAGCGGCTCCGTCTCAGGACCCTACGAGCCCTGGAGGGCGGGCGCCGTCCGGATTCCGGGCGCGGTGGCGCATCCGACGCCGCTCGTGCAGTCCGCTGCAATGGCGGCCGTCCCGCATCCAGCGCCGTCCTACCGTCCCATGCTGCCGGAACGCACCGTCACGGAAGGCCTCCTCTCGGACGCCCAGCTCGAGAGCGTCGTGCTGGCGGGCCAAGCCCATGAGGGCCACCTAGCCGCCACTTACCGGATCGGCTCCGGCTGGGAGACCGTCCAGCGTTGCGGCGACGGGGACCAGGGCGACGCCACCGTCACGGACGAAGGCGAGACCCTGTCGGCGCCGGTCCGCTTCCGCCGGGGCTGGATGCTGGGCGACGGCACGGGCTGCGGCAAGGGGCGCCAGGTCGCGGCAATCATCCTCGACGGCTGGCTCCGCGGACGGAAACGAGCTCTGTGGCTCAGCCAATCCGACAAGCTCCTGGAAGACGCGCGCCGCGACTGGACCGCCTTGGGTGGGCGCGAGGACGACGTGATCCCGCTCGGGGACTTCCGGC from Deltaproteobacteria bacterium includes:
- the radC gene encoding DNA repair protein RadC, whose product is MEELVGAEPTARLAGLSLLDLDSMTVRELRQRGLTAAQAGRVKAAFGLGRQLLEAEACLHGSTPTISTPEEAYRYMRPRYVNEYREHFDVLMMDNRNRLIGHHRVSTGSLTSSTVHPREAFHPVIRESAAGVIFLHNHPAGDPSPSRDDVEITHRLRQVGEVMGIRVHDHVVCGHGRFFSFNREGLL
- a CDS encoding strawberry notch family protein yields the protein MLDAHPAPDASPHVPVPRTLPALPAAPRSRPSANDALFTAATTLLPVLEAGRPFDAPTLRDAMTRAFGADDAQGGWVWKDAYEAAEAAVVLFIRRHGRAMRRYAGAGPDGPSAMLRMLEALAALEPSHTKRSEEQVRLQQFSTPLPLAYAVVRAAAIRPGDMVLEPSAGTGMLAVMAECALGNAAGNLHLNEIADARRALLSRLFPETLVTGVNAENAADRLPGARPTVVIMNPPFSATPGVHHIRHDADLRHVRSAFSMLPPGGRLAAITSANCIPGDSDWNGAFGRLDPPARVVFTMAIDGRVYARRGTGFDTRLTVLDRTSRPGIDVDPGARAGTAAELLDAVIAQVPPRLPVEVRTVGGMPAPDLFGNAAAPRQSKRKTAPAPAAPASEPAHDWGLVSELTVETGPADAAADASGSVSGPYEPWRAGAVRIPGAVAHPTPLVQSAAMAAVPHPAPSYRPMLPERTVTEGLLSDAQLESVVLAGQAHEGHLAATYRIGSGWETVQRCGDGDQGDATVTDEGETLSAPVRFRRGWMLGDGTGCGKGRQVAAIILDGWLRGRKRALWLSQSDKLLEDARRDWTALGGREDDVIPLGDFRQGAEIPLSTGILFTTYSTLRSPSRQGRASRLDQIVAWLAGGSDEDDRHSFDGSVVFDEAHAMANAAGGKGARGDVKPSAQGRAGLRLQNALPDARITYVSATGATTVPGLAYAGRLGLWAAGETPFETRTDFVSAMEAGGVAAMEVVARDLKALGLYQARALAYHGVEVDILVHALSDEQRRIYDSYAGAFKVIHANIEAALEATGIVQEGSTLNRNAKSAALSAFEGTKQRFFGHLLTAMKCPSLIRAIQADLHAGRSAVIQLVSTGEALMERRIAEIPASEWDDLGIDLTPREHVLDFLAHAFPVQLQEPFTDADGNLMSRPATDAYGNPVLCQEALAQRDVLLEKLASLPPVPSALDQVIQHFGHEAVAEVTGRSRRVL